CGCCTCGCCGAAGGGCGCGCGCCCAGCGAAGTGACCTTCAACCGCCGCTGGGTGAAGGTGGACCTGGAACAGGACGAGGCGCGCGAATTGACCGGCAAGTTGTTCCTGCGTTCGCACGGCGAGTCCCACGAGATCGCGAGCTTTCTCGGGGCCGACGAGCGGCTGTCGCTGGCCCGGGCGCTGCGCCGCGCCATCTGAAGGTGATGATGCGCTCCGGTTTTCGGGTGGCCGTGCCGGCAAGCGGAGCCTAGCGTGATGGCCATGACACACGATCACATCTCGCAACTCGACGACTACGCCCGCGTCCGCGACGTTCTCGCCTTCCTCACGGAAAACTGGCGCGACCAGCCACCGCTCGATGTGCTGGCCGCGCGCGCCCGCATGTCGCCGGACGGGTTGCAGCGCCTCTTCACCCGGTGGGCCGGGCTCACGCCGAAGGCCTTCCTGCAGGCGCTGACGCTTGACCACGCCCGCGCCATGCTGCAGGACCGTGCCAGCATTCTTGATACGGCCCTCGATGTGGGCCTTTCCGGGCCGGGCCGCCTGCATGACCTCTTTGTGACCCACGAAGGCATGCCGCCCGGTGCCTACAAGGAAAAGGGCGCGGGCCTTGATATTGCCTACGGCTTTCACCCTTCACCCTTCGGATTGGCGCTCGTGATGGCAACCCCCTTCGGCCTCTGCGGCCTGGCCTTTGCTGACCGGGGCGAAGAGAAGACCGTGCTCGCAGACATGACTGGCCGCTGGCCCAATGCTCAGTACACGGAGAATTCCGCCGCTACGGCTCCCTATGCGGCGCGCATCTTTGCACCCGGCGCGTGGCGCGACGGCCAGCCCTTGCGGGTCACCATGATCGGCACCGACTTTGAAATCCGCGTCTGGGAAACGCTGCTGAAAATCCCGACTGGCAAGGCCACCACCTATGGCGATATTGCCGCAGCCGTGGGCTCACCCAAGGCCGCCCGCGCCGTGGGTGCCGCCGTCGGGCGCAATCCCATCTCCTTCGTGGTGCCGTGCCACCGTGTGCTGGGAAAGTCCGGCGACCTCACCGGCTATCACTGGGGCCTCACCCGAAAACGCGCCATCCTCGGTTGGGAAGCCGGAAAAATCGCGGGCTGAGCTTACGCGTGCAGCACGTCGATCGAGGCGGGCAGCGAGTTGGCCTTGAGCTTGTAGACCACCGGCACGCCCGTTTCGAGTTCGCGCTTGAGGATCTGTTCGGGCGTCAATCCCTCGATCGCCATGATGAGCGAACGCAGCGAGTTGCCGTGGGCGGCCACGAGCACCGTCTTGCCGTCCAGCACATGGGGCTGGATCATGTGCATGTAGTAAGGCAGCGAACGGGCCAGCGTGTCCTTCAGGCTTTCACCCCCGGGCGGCGGCACGTCGAAGCTGCGCCGCCAGATGTGCACCTGCTCCTCGCCGAACTTCTTGCGCGCGTCATCCTTGTTGAGGCCGGTGAGATCGCCGTAGTGACGCTCGTTCAGGGCCTGGTCGCGTGTTTCAGGAAGGCCCGTCTGGCCCAGTTCCTCAAGGATCAGCTTGAGCGTGTTCTGCGCCCGCGACAGTGCCGAGGTGAAGCACAGGTCGAACTTCAGGCCCTTGGCCTTGAGGCGCTGCCCGGCGGCGCGTGCTTCAGCCACACCTTTGTCGGTGAGCGGCACGTCCTTCCAGCCGGTGAAGAGGTTCTTCAGGTTCCAATCGCTTTGCCCGTGACGGACAAGCACAAGTGTTCCACTCATGTCAGTTCAATCCCAATACATCCATCATTGAATAAAGTCCGGGCGTCTGGCCCTTGCCCCACAGCGCCGCCTTCACGGCGCCGCGGGCAAACAGTTCGCGGCTCTCGGCCACGTGGCGGAGTTCCAGCCGCTCGCCGTTGCCTGCGAAGATCACGGTATGATCACCGACCACCGTGCCGCCGCGCAACGTGGCAAAGCCGATGTCGCCCGCATTGCGGGCCCCGGTGTGGCCATCACGCACGCGCACGGATTTTTCCTTGAGCGAAACCGCGCGGCCATCGGCGGCCGCCTTGCCGAGGAGGAGGGCCGTGCCTGATGGCGCATCGATCTTCATGCGGTGGTGCATCTCCAGCACCTCGATGTCGAAGTCTTCGCCCAAAGCCGCCGCCGCCTTCTTCACCAGCGCCGCCAGCAGGTTGACGCCGAGCGAGAA
The nucleotide sequence above comes from Hyphomicrobiales bacterium. Encoded proteins:
- a CDS encoding bifunctional helix-turn-helix domain-containing protein/methylated-DNA--[protein]-cysteine S-methyltransferase, which produces MAMTHDHISQLDDYARVRDVLAFLTENWRDQPPLDVLAARARMSPDGLQRLFTRWAGLTPKAFLQALTLDHARAMLQDRASILDTALDVGLSGPGRLHDLFVTHEGMPPGAYKEKGAGLDIAYGFHPSPFGLALVMATPFGLCGLAFADRGEEKTVLADMTGRWPNAQYTENSAATAPYAARIFAPGAWRDGQPLRVTMIGTDFEIRVWETLLKIPTGKATTYGDIAAAVGSPKAARAVGAAVGRNPISFVVPCHRVLGKSGDLTGYHWGLTRKRAILGWEAGKIAG
- a CDS encoding 2,3-bisphosphoglycerate-dependent phosphoglycerate mutase; its protein translation is MSGTLVLVRHGQSDWNLKNLFTGWKDVPLTDKGVAEARAAGQRLKAKGLKFDLCFTSALSRAQNTLKLILEELGQTGLPETRDQALNERHYGDLTGLNKDDARKKFGEEQVHIWRRSFDVPPPGGESLKDTLARSLPYYMHMIQPHVLDGKTVLVAAHGNSLRSLIMAIEGLTPEQILKRELETGVPVVYKLKANSLPASIDVLHA
- a CDS encoding 4-hydroxy-tetrahydrodipicolinate reductase; translated protein: MTLRLAIAGAGGRMGRELARIVHATEGCTLAGGLEAKGSPAVGHDYGEMIGLGKLGVSISDSPEAVLAACDGIIDFTVPKATLALVPLTAAQQKIHVIGTTGIDAAGDDAIRAAAAKTCIIKTGNFSLGVNLLAALVKKAAAALGEDFDIEVLEMHHRMKIDAPSGTALLLGKAAADGRAVSLKEKSVRVRDGHTGARNAGDIGFATLRGGTVVGDHTVIFAGNGERLELRHVAESRELFARGAVKAALWGKGQTPGLYSMMDVLGLN